The following proteins are encoded in a genomic region of Populus trichocarpa isolate Nisqually-1 chromosome 13, P.trichocarpa_v4.1, whole genome shotgun sequence:
- the LOC127904213 gene encoding bark storage protein A-like — MSSVNVVVMVVGLLVLAQQSFQMSLRNPVAETNNCKIDFTRLGLVLTSDTNEKALQDSGLFTPDAETPYVDIAGRRFHIGTLNARFIVYVKIGGNSVNAAIAVQILLNRFRIHGIIHFGSAGSLDKESIVPGDVSVPLAVAFTGAWNWKKFGSDEGTLNFGEFNYPVNGENLLASVDYDTIKLFSKGQSPQDVFWFPSTTSWYSAATQVLQDLELRQCYDGVCLPSKPKIVFGTNGSSSDSYIKNKAYGDFLHKVFNVSTADQESAAVAWTSLSNEKPFIVIRGASNVAGEANPGFSPAGYLASYNAFLAAAKFIESIPTPRLACE; from the exons ATGTCGAGCGTTAACGTGGTAGTGATGGTGGTTGGGCTGCTGGTTTTGGCTCAGCAGTCCTTCCAAATGAGTTTGAGAAACCCTGTTGCTGAGACAAACAATTGCAAAATTGATTTCACTCGTTTAGGTCTTGTCTTAACTTCTGATACCAACGAAAAGGCCCTTCAAGACTCTGGTCTCTTCACACCTGATGCTGAAACGCCTTATGTTGACATTGCGGGGAGAAGGTTCCACATTGGGACACTTAATGCTCGTTTTATTGTATATGTTAAGATCGGGGGAAATTCT GTAAATGCTGCCATTGCTGTGCAAATCCTCTTGAATAGATTCCGTATTCATGGAATTATTCACTTTGGTAGTGCTGGGAGCCTTGATAAAGAAAGTATAGTGCCAGGTGATGTTTCCGTGCCGCTTGCTGTTGCTTTCACAGGAGCTTGGAATTGGAag AAATTCGGGTCAGATGAAGGGACGCTGAACTTTGGCGAGTTTAATTATCCAGTGAACGGAGAGAACTTGTTGGCTAGCGTAGACTATGATACAATAAAATTGTTCTCTAAAGGACAATCACCGCAGGATGTTTTCTGGTTTCCCAGCACCACATCCTGGTATAGTGCTGCCACTCAAGTGCTTCAG GATTTGGAGTTGAGACAATGCTACGATGGAGTTTGCCTACCTTCCAAGCCTAAGATTGTGTTTGGAACTAACGGCTCTAGTTCTGAttcttacattaaaaataaagcatATGGAGATTTCCTTCACAAAGTTTTTAACGTCTCAACTGCCGATCAAGAAAGCGCTGCTGTAGCTTGG ACATCTTTATCAAATGAAAAGCCATTCATCGTGATCCGAGGTGCTTCCAATGTAGCAGGTGAAGCAAATCCAGGATTTTCGCCTGCTGGCTACTTGGCCTCCTACAATGCTTTCCTTGCCGCAGCCAAGTTCATTGAGTCAATTCCTACGCCACGTCTGGCTTGTGAGTGA